CAAGCATCGCGGTCTCGATCCGACTCAGGAAATGCTCAAGGTCTTCATCCGGCTGATGATAAAGCGGTTCACCAAACGAGTAGACCGCCCGGCCAAATGGATAAGGAAAGAGGAATCTGTCCCAGGACGAGAAACGGAACCCGCGACTGACGGCAAGCGAAAACGGTACAACTCCCCTTCCGGACATCTTGCCGAGTTGAGCGACCCCCATCTTGGCAACCTGGCGCGGCCCGCGGGGGCCGTCCGGAGTAAACACAAGATCAACCGGTTCGCGAGAAATCCGCACCATTTCCCGCAATGCCCCCTTACCGCCCCGGCTTGAGGATCCACGGACCGCACCGAAACCCAGAAAATACATGACCCGGGCGATCAATTCACCATCCTTTGACTGGCTGATAAGAATTCTGGTATCGGTTTTATACGCACGATCAGCGCCCCTGTAACCAGGTCCGGTCAACAAAATAAGCTCATGCCAGAGCGCGATAATAAGATTATCATCCTGCTTCCATATCTTGCGTGGATGCTCGACACCGAGATAGTCAACCCTTAAGCATAAATAAATAAAACGGATCACCGCCGCCATAACAAATGGGAACAACGTGAACAGAAACCAGTTGTTGTACTCTTTATTCTTCATTATCACCCTGGAATTGCATGGTGTAGAGTCGCTGATAAAGTCCGTCGTGTTCAATTAACTCTTCATGTCGTCCCTGCTCGACGATCCGCCCTTTATCGAGGACGAGAATCTTGTCGGCATGCATAATCGTTGACAGGCGATGGGCAATCACCAGCGTTGTCCGGTTCTGCATCAAATTCTGCAGTGCTTTTTGCACCATCGACTCGCTCTCGGTATCAAGCGCACTGGTCGCTTCATCAAGTATCAGTATCGGCGCGTCGCGCAGAATGGCCCGGGCGATGCATATCCGCTGGCGCTGCCCGCCGGACAAACGAACGCCCCGGTCCCCGATAACCGTCTCCAGCCCTTCCGGCAATTGCTTAATGAACTCCGTGGCAAAGGCCTGGTCGATGGCGTCGGACAACTGTTTATCGTCGACATCAACGCTGCCGTAGCAGATATTGCCGCGAATCGATTCGTTAAAAAGAAAGGTTTCCTGGTCAACCAGGGCCAGGTTCGCTCGCAAACTGTCAAGAGTGACGTCGCGAATATCATTGTCATCAATCCGTACTGAACCGCCCGTGACATCATAAAAACGGTTGAGCAGACCTGCGACTGTCGTTTTGCCGGCACCGCTCGATCCGACCAGGGCAACAACCTCACCCGGCGCCGCCGAGAAAGAAAAATCAGTCAGGACATTTTCATCACCATAACTGAAATCGACATGATCGAATTGAACCTCGCCTTTAACTCGAGATAGCTCAATCGCGTCGGGATGATCAATAATCTCGGCCTGTTCACCCTTCAGTTCGAAGACCCTCTCAGCCGCTCCGATTGCCTGCTGGGCCCGATTATAGAGTTGCGAAAGCCTTTTGCTCGGGCCGTACATATACATCACCGCGATCAGGATTGAAAAGAGTTCGCCCTGAGTCATGTGTCCGGAAAAAACCCTGTTGAGACCGTACCAGAGAACACCGGCCGCACCGAACGCCAGCATGATTTCCATAACCGGCGATGTGGCGGCGCCGTACTTGATCACCTTGCGAAAGAATGAATAAAAAGAGATATTTTCATCCTTGAACTTTCCCATCTCGGTTTCTTCAGTACCAAACGCTTTGACCACCTTGATTCCAGAGAGTGACTGCTGTAAAACGGTTGTTAGCTCACCCAAAACTACTTGTCCTTTTTTTGAGTAGTTCTTGATGCGACGACCGATCACGGCGGCCGGCCAGGCTGACAAGGGCAAAACCGTAAAAGCGATCAACGCCATTTTCCAGTCGGTATAAAAGGCTAAAGCCGTCAATGCGATCAGCGACAAAGATTCTCGCATAAACCCGACGAGAACTTCTGCAACGGAGGCCTGCATAAGGGCAATGTCACTCATAATCCGCGACATCACTGTACCGGAAGGAACCTTTGTGAAATAGCGCATTGACAAAGACATTGTATGGCCGAAGAGTTCATTGCGCAAATCGAGCATCACCAATTGGCCGGTCGTTCGGATAAAATACTCCTGAACATATCGAGTTAACCCCTTGAAAGCCGAGAGTCCGATGACGACAACTGGCACAAGACTCAACAAATCGGTGCGTCCCTGAACAACAATCCAGTCGATAAACGGTTCAACAAGTTTGGCAGTTGCCGCATTCGATGCGGCAATCCCAATCGAAGCAATGATCGAGAGTACCAGTCGAAACCTGTAAGGCCTGACGTACGTCAGCATTTTTTTATAAGTTTGCCAGTCCAAATTACCTGCTTTCCTGTTTACCCTGACTCATCTCCGAAGCAATCCGGGCAACCTTCCCGGAACATCCAGCATCACCCATCAATTCCCTGACTTCGCGCAAGCCGTCACAAAGTCTTTGATTATAATCAGTATTTTCCAGAATTTGCAAAATTTCCTTGTACAGGTGTTCCGGAACGACTTCGTCCTGGAGATATTCCTTAACGACTTCGCGACCGGCAATGATATTAACCAGGGAAACATGCGGGATCTTGACGACCCGCTTGCCGATGGCGTATGTCAGTGGATGAACCCGGTTGATCACGAGCAGCGGTGTACCGGTCAAAGCTATTTGCAGGGTGACGGTGCCCGAAACCGCAAGGACAACATCGCAGGCGTTTGCAATGTCATAGATATTTTCATTGAGGACGTGAATCGGAAGTCCGGATGCCGCAACCCGGGCACGGATATCATCTTCAGGCAGCGAACTGGCGAGCGGCAGCAGGAACTGACAGCCTGCGTACCGTTCCTTCAGTAAACGTGCAGTTGCCAGAATGTCATCGAAATTATACCTGACTTCACTGTTACGGCTGCCCGGGAACAGACCTATCACCTTGCCGGCCCGGTCGATACCATGCTGCCTGCAGAATGAATCGGTGTCGGTCGTATAGCTGAACTCAT
The Desulfuromonas sp. genome window above contains:
- a CDS encoding ABC transporter permease, whose amino-acid sequence is MLTYVRPYRFRLVLSIIASIGIAASNAATAKLVEPFIDWIVVQGRTDLLSLVPVVVIGLSAFKGLTRYVQEYFIRTTGQLVMLDLRNELFGHTMSLSMRYFTKVPSGTVMSRIMSDIALMQASVAEVLVGFMRESLSLIALTALAFYTDWKMALIAFTVLPLSAWPAAVIGRRIKNYSKKGQVVLGELTTVLQQSLSGIKVVKAFGTEETEMGKFKDENISFYSFFRKVIKYGAATSPVMEIMLAFGAAGVLWYGLNRVFSGHMTQGELFSILIAVMYMYGPSKRLSQLYNRAQQAIGAAERVFELKGEQAEIIDHPDAIELSRVKGEVQFDHVDFSYGDENVLTDFSFSAAPGEVVALVGSSGAGKTTVAGLLNRFYDVTGGSVRIDDNDIRDVTLDSLRANLALVDQETFLFNESIRGNICYGSVDVDDKQLSDAIDQAFATEFIKQLPEGLETVIGDRGVRLSGGQRQRICIARAILRDAPILILDEATSALDTESESMVQKALQNLMQNRTTLVIAHRLSTIMHADKILVLDKGRIVEQGRHEELIEHDGLYQRLYTMQFQGDNEE
- a CDS encoding lipid-A-disaccharide synthase, translated to MEEHLKQRRILIISGEASGDLHGANLIRAAREVDPGLSFFGVGGRKMQEAGCDILVPMEEISVFGVFEVFGKLRAIRKVLKRIRHIIANEKPDVVLLIDFPGFNMRVARAAHSAGVPVLYYIAPKVWAWKEGRAKKIGETVDRLAVIFPFEPPYYAGMSVKVDYVGNPLLDEFSYTTDTDSFCRQHGIDRAGKVIGLFPGSRNSEVRYNFDDILATARLLKERYAGCQFLLPLASSLPEDDIRARVAASGLPIHVLNENIYDIANACDVVLAVSGTVTLQIALTGTPLLVINRVHPLTYAIGKRVVKIPHVSLVNIIAGREVVKEYLQDEVVPEHLYKEILQILENTDYNQRLCDGLREVRELMGDAGCSGKVARIASEMSQGKQESR